ATTCATGACTTTCTACTGCCTGGTACACGGTGTAAATCCATTTGTTGCaagtctttcataatttttttgtcgacTGATTTCGGGTTTTTGagtagacccgcagttttgacggccaattttagaaaagtgcgcagactttagcgacccaagctttactggcttactgagaaatttagtaaacgaggctttcctggaatgccagctctctggcgcaagttttcaaaaagttatagcgtaaaatgttaccctggtctactatagtagtccgcgcgtgtactctagtgttaaatggtgccaatattggtgggaagtggggatgcatacgtttgaaagtgcttgtcgcgggagggtcgatttttgtttGTCCATAAGGTTTTAATACTTACAAAGGCCCTCCTTGCACCAGATCCATCACAACGCAGTGTCTGTTGAAGTCTATTGGCTTTGGAACAGGGAAATCTCGGTCATATAGTGCCTAGAATGTAAGAAAACGTTTATTAATTTCAGCCTACATTTTTCATCTTCTCTTTATATTTctgtaaaacatattttttgaacaagaataaagtacatttttttttgttgtgttcATTTGCCATCTGCTCCAAGACTATGAGCAAATCGGTTCTGTTATGGTGACTTTTTTATGAATAATTCTTTGCACACTTTTTTCTTACCTTCATGTAGGCAAACTCCTTGGTGGCCGAGATACGCGACAGGTAAAGCCAGGAGGCACGATTGCGATGCGCGTGGTAGTCGCGTTTGTCTTTGACGTTGCGGAAACATGTTCGGCCCAACCTAACAAGTACAATGATTGTGAATTAGCAAGAACTTGCATAATACTTGTGTTCAATTGTGAAGATACAAAATTGAAAATTCAAGCAGTGGATGTTTATATCATTACTTTTTAAGATAATCACATAATATTTGGAATAAtgtaaatccttgggggaggcaacAAACATAAGGAGGAACAAACAAAcataacatttaaattaatacataacattcataaaaaggcacccactgaaaatcagtgtcttggcagtcacactgtcaagatattactgagtgggtgaccttttttggcaacttagtaatattttttttttatgtaatgtcttTATTGCCTGAATCTGtggttgtcaaaataaaattattttctttctttcttctttctaaaTTCACCTGTGAAGTTTCAAACACAGTGGATTGCGATCCTCGTCAGCGACTGTGTAAATGTTGGACTCTTTCCCCACTCCGATTTGATTGCCAAATGAGGCGATTATTTTACGGTTGGTCAGCGCCTTCAGAGCCAGGTAGTCATAGCCCGCATTGGTAAGACGATAGCCATCGTCtggaaaaataatattgttgtaaaatgatagcatttattaatttcaattcttcaaaaacataaccctcaaaAAGGTAAAAAGACGTTTATCAGCTCAAAGAGGTAATTTTTGTATTGTAAAACTGGTGTTAAATGTAGTTATAACTTTAACTTACATTGCTTTCCACGTTCATAGGTTAGGAGCCTGTGTTTACATAGCTCCTTCATTAATTTGTGCACGCCACCATGTCGGAGGTTAGCAATAGATGCTACAAGAGAGCCAGGAACTAATTCGTGATTTTTCATACCCATTTCCACCTGAAAACAGGAAAAATATTAGTATTGAGGTTACAAAGTAAAAGTTATCAACAACTTACTGGGTGGTTGCTTACCGCTGTGAGTACACGAAAATCTTCACTGGTTAAATAGCGTAATATTGCTACGTCTAGCTTGCCCATTTTCGAGAAAATTAACTTAGATTTAGCAGGGGCAATAAaataacatgaaaataaaacgtGAATCCAGCTCCAGCTGACAAAAAAGAGTTTGTCGAGTTTGTCAACATTCAATGTCAAAATTTTGTCGAGGACGAgaaccatgaagctacagattcATGACGAGAACTCAACTAACTCAAGTGAGCATTACGTGTAATGGAATGCAGTAATTTTTGGTTTTTGCCCTTCTGCACAACGCTTTTGGTCAATACATATTATGTTAACGAAAAAATGTAATCAGTGTAATGTGAGTTTCTGATAAGcaatcacttttgcaatgacgTGAATGTGTTGTATgagtatttgtaataattatgttgTGATGATGAGAATTGAGATGCGTAAACTGAACCACGGAAGTACGCCatcagtcattgtcaaaattgacattgacgGATTCCCCCCGCCCCCCTTTCCTTCCTtgaccttcaccgttcggcagCAAGAGGCCCGCCCACCCTCTTGAAAATCTGAATTTCTGAAAACTTTATTTGcaagttgtttgttttgttattttaaaattaatttcatgtaCATATTGGTGTATATTGTGTTTGCAGTGCGTACTTCGTTCCCCTCCTCCGTAAGAAatgaaaaagttatttttgaGCTAAGAAGatcccaaaaataaatattttggtaCAACACTTATCAACATTTATCTTTGTATGTAGTGTCTACAAAAAGAAGTTGTTGGTATTCTTTGCATATTTTATCTAACCCTTCCAAGTGTGCGTTTAAATTATTGCAATGGAGGTTGGCTTTGCTAATGGAACAATAACACTGGACAGTGAAAAAGCTGTATACTATCGTGGACAATTTATTACTGGAAAGGTCAGCTTTAGGCTGGGGGAGCCAGTTAATATATCAGGTATGTAAAGTCCAATATTATTATGCTTTCAAATAATGTGTGTCCAACATACTCAAtaatttttcttattatttaccAGCTATTAATATCCAGTTTTTGGGCATGGCCCAAGTGATATGGTCGGAGCGAGAAGAACACAAACAGCATGGAAGGAGATTTGAGACAAGTGTGCAGTACAAAGCGGAGGAGCAGTATTTCAATGTTGTGCAGTGCTTATATGGCGGGCAGGGTTTGTTTTTTTGTTACATATTTCGTTTATAATATAACAATGCATTACAACAGGAATTATCTATTGTATTATATTTCCTTTTTATCTATTACTCTATTAGTAATGCATATTAGCACTAGATAAGATGCCATCTGTAAAAATACATAATGCATATGAGTCAACTTTTGAATTGTAGAATAGTGATAAtacttttatttacaataattatctGGATGCATATTATGAAAAgctattttttatcaaaaatactAGATAAGTGATGCATTGTTAAGACTGTTACCTGATTGCATTTACATACTTCAGAAGTTTATAGATTTGAAcctaatttgttttgttttatgaatGTTGCTGATTAtttccttaataaataaataaatacattttccaGGTGTAACCCAGCTGCCACCAGGCCCTCATTCATTCCCGATCCAGTTCCAAATACCGCCAACTGTGCCCTCGTCCTTCAAAGGGGAGAGGGGACAAGTGGATTACGAAATTAGGGCAACTATGGAGTACCCAATTCAGAAAAAGGATGAACTTGTGAAACTATTTACGGTGGTTGTACCTACTGACTTGAATAAGGAAGACCCTGAAATAGCTGTGAGTAAAATCTTAGAAAGATTTGTCTTtaagtatattaaaaaaaatacaattatagcaacataattacgcgcgagcgataagaatgggtagcttggggtcattgtacaaaattctacgtgctcacagacggGGCTTTATCATTATTCACTTCTGTGCCTCATCTGCATGGATTACAATAAACCTTTTTTCCCCAGAAACCGCAAACCCTATCTTTCGAAGAAGTGTTTAGCTGCTCCTGCAGCCCACGGCCTCTGACGATAAATGTGGGGCTTCCTGTGGCTGGCTTCTGCCCGGGGCAGGTCATACCGGTCACGGTGAATGTAAAGAACAAGGCAAATCGTAAAGTGAAGAAGGTTATACTGCAGATTGTTACAGTAAGTTTTATACtagattatttaaatattattgtaaatactgCATCATTGGGAATTGGACTTGACTTTTTTGCGCTGTCAAAATGTGATTGCCATCATAGATTTTTACACCAAAAGGAATCAGGGTTAAATGAAATGTTTATACAATGTTGGTTGTGCGTCGAAATTGTTGGTTATCTAGATACCATTAAAATATACTATTAAACATTGTTCATTGGGATACAAATGAGGTATTATCGCGTCATTTTCCAGCGCACCCGCTACCACAGCCAGCAACCAGTGGCCAAGTACACGACGCCAGAAGAAGTGCTCGCGTCAACCAAAACCAAACCTGTGCTCAGCAACATGGAGCGTCACTACTCGTGC
The Ostrinia nubilalis chromosome 16, ilOstNubi1.1, whole genome shotgun sequence DNA segment above includes these coding regions:
- the LOC135079432 gene encoding arrestin domain-containing protein 2-like, translated to MEVGFANGTITLDSEKAVYYRGQFITGKVSFRLGEPVNISAINIQFLGMAQVIWSEREEHKQHGRRFETSVQYKAEEQYFNVVQCLYGGQGVTQLPPGPHSFPIQFQIPPTVPSSFKGERGQVDYEIRATMEYPIQKKDELVKLFTVVVPTDLNKEDPEIAKPQTLSFEEVFSCSCSPRPLTINVGLPVAGFCPGQVIPVTVNVKNKANRKVKKVILQIVTRTRYHSQQPVAKYTTPEEVLASTKTKPVLSNMERHYSCELQLPAFIAPNLDSCGIMDIGYFFKVRTRYHSRQPVAKYTTPEEVLASTKTKPVLSNMERHYSCELQLPAFIAPNLDSCGIMDIGYFFKVVVKLSGCTADLEDADEIFMGQIPLANFTDGRYEHPMAHGLPSGPVPEYFPQSEPATTQINPVNAFHTQSVNPQVNVYPGYQHPPANVYPGAVHPPSSQVSAYPGYPQQPLISPTAPVLDAYPPTSSVSNPMYDMGFRAPGYPGQQ